Proteins from a single region of Lysinibacillus sp. JNUCC-52:
- a CDS encoding helix-turn-helix domain-containing protein encodes MNEMFDAIEHGKMLKIFRKKAKMTQEDIAEELNVTQSCVSKYESGRKTLDLSTFLRWINVTGSEIPAAAMLFGMDTVNAVTQLMPMVPMFIGGVFNWIL; translated from the coding sequence ATGAACGAAATGTTTGATGCAATAGAACATGGAAAGATGCTAAAAATCTTTCGTAAGAAAGCGAAAATGACGCAAGAGGATATAGCCGAAGAGTTAAATGTTACACAATCATGTGTTAGTAAATATGAAAGTGGTCGAAAGACTTTAGATTTATCAACCTTTCTAAGGTGGATTAATGTAACAGGTTCGGAAATACCAGCTGCAGCAATGCTGTTCGGAATGGATACAGTGAACGCGGTAACTCAGTTAATGCCTATGGTTCCGATGTTTATAGGAGGTGTGTTCAA